One genomic segment of Paraburkholderia hospita includes these proteins:
- a CDS encoding FAD-dependent oxidoreductase, with product MSTPAINPPDLLSTQPDAGAPDLAMPYSSLEFRQHQMFPRLSPAQIASLRRFAQPMSFKAGELIFETGRIALGLFVLLHGRVRICSRDSFGRSTLVTEHDDGHFMAEMAQLSGKPALIDGIALTDCETLVVSPDKLRALIVADAQLGEHIMRALILRRLGLIEQGLGPIIVGNGDDARLVRLQGFLRRNAYPAMVIDARHDAEAVTLLAGITTGPDDFPLVFCPNGSVLRAPDEAQLASCLGLVPTFERSHVYDVAIVGAGPAGLAAAVYAATEGLSVAVFDQRAPGGQAGASSRIENYLGFPTGISGQALAARAFQQALKFGAHLAIPGKVTCVDSEDGIHGLTLLDGQRVNARTVVVASGAAYRKPGVAGFDRFEGNGIYYWASPIEAKLVKGQDIVLIGGGNSAGQATVFLANFARSIRVLIRGADLNASMSKYLIDRIGSLPNVSVCTRCTLQTLEGDEAGLTHVHVRREEEGDETIETRHLFLFIGADPKTDWLMSSGVELDSHGFIVTGFARRSHTQAGTGIHYPLETSLPGMFAVGDVRSESTKRVASAVGDGAAVVSQIHAYLAHCHAAAQNV from the coding sequence ATGAGTACCCCGGCGATCAACCCTCCAGATCTTCTGTCTACCCAGCCCGATGCGGGCGCGCCGGATCTGGCGATGCCGTATTCGTCGCTGGAGTTCCGGCAGCATCAGATGTTTCCGCGCTTGTCCCCTGCGCAGATCGCGAGCCTGCGCCGCTTCGCGCAGCCGATGTCGTTCAAGGCGGGCGAGCTGATCTTCGAAACGGGGCGCATCGCACTGGGGCTGTTCGTGCTGTTGCACGGGCGTGTGCGAATCTGTTCGCGCGACAGCTTCGGCCGCTCGACGCTCGTAACCGAGCACGACGACGGCCATTTCATGGCCGAGATGGCGCAGTTGTCGGGCAAGCCCGCGTTGATCGATGGCATCGCGCTGACCGATTGCGAAACGCTCGTGGTGTCGCCCGACAAGCTGCGCGCGTTGATCGTCGCCGACGCGCAACTCGGCGAGCACATCATGCGCGCGCTGATTCTCCGCCGGCTGGGGCTGATCGAGCAGGGGCTCGGGCCGATCATCGTCGGCAATGGCGACGATGCGCGCCTCGTCCGGTTGCAGGGCTTCCTGCGCCGCAACGCGTATCCCGCGATGGTGATCGACGCGCGTCACGACGCCGAGGCCGTCACGCTGCTCGCGGGCATCACGACAGGCCCCGACGATTTCCCGCTGGTGTTCTGCCCGAACGGCTCCGTGCTGCGCGCACCCGATGAAGCGCAGCTCGCGTCGTGCCTCGGCCTCGTGCCGACTTTCGAGCGCTCGCATGTGTATGACGTCGCGATCGTCGGCGCGGGTCCGGCGGGACTGGCCGCCGCCGTGTATGCGGCCACGGAAGGTTTGTCCGTTGCCGTGTTCGACCAGCGCGCGCCAGGCGGGCAGGCGGGCGCGAGTTCGCGGATCGAGAACTACCTCGGCTTTCCGACGGGCATCTCGGGCCAGGCGCTCGCCGCGCGCGCGTTCCAGCAGGCGTTGAAGTTCGGCGCGCATCTGGCGATTCCGGGCAAGGTCACGTGCGTCGACAGCGAAGACGGCATTCACGGGCTGACGCTGCTCGACGGTCAGCGCGTCAATGCGCGCACGGTTGTCGTCGCGAGCGGCGCGGCGTATCGCAAGCCGGGCGTCGCGGGCTTCGATCGGTTCGAAGGGAACGGCATCTACTACTGGGCGTCTCCCATCGAGGCCAAGCTGGTCAAGGGGCAGGACATCGTGCTGATCGGCGGCGGCAATTCCGCGGGCCAGGCCACCGTGTTTCTCGCCAACTTCGCGCGCAGCATTCGCGTGCTGATTCGTGGCGCGGACCTGAATGCGAGCATGTCGAAGTATCTGATCGACCGCATCGGCTCGTTGCCGAACGTCTCGGTGTGCACGCGCTGTACGCTGCAAACGCTCGAAGGCGACGAGGCGGGATTGACGCATGTCCATGTGCGGCGCGAAGAAGAGGGCGACGAGACGATTGAAACGCGTCACCTGTTCCTTTTCATCGGCGCCGATCCGAAGACCGATTGGCTCATGTCGAGCGGCGTCGAACTGGATAGCCACGGTTTCATCGTGACGGGCTTCGCGCGGCGCTCGCACACGCAAGCCGGTACGGGCATTCACTATCCGCTCGAAACCAGCTTGCCCGGCATGTTCGCGGTCGGCGACGTGCGCTCCGAATCGACCAAGCGCGTGGCGTCCGCCGTGGGCGATGGCGCGGCCGTCGTGAGCCAGATTCATGCTTATCTCGCGCATTGCCACGCGGCTGCACAGAACGTTTAA
- a CDS encoding HD domain-containing protein, with amino-acid sequence MNKNVAGVDIPDGVLARAAFEHVRGIEPELLLHHALRVFLFAALIGCKDALAFDMELLYVSALFHNVGLNERYSHSPNRFEIDSANAAREFLRSHRADESETAQVWTAIALHTTPGIPEHMSPLVALLSAGVHMDVRGARYHEFMAQQRDDIVQAFPRERGFKTKLIEAYACGMEHRPETTFGTVNADVLDRWDPDYRRLNFCGLVLGSEWPH; translated from the coding sequence ATGAACAAGAACGTTGCCGGCGTCGACATTCCCGACGGCGTGCTGGCTCGCGCGGCTTTCGAGCATGTTCGCGGTATCGAGCCCGAGTTGTTGTTGCATCACGCGCTGCGCGTGTTTTTGTTCGCTGCGTTGATAGGCTGCAAGGACGCGCTCGCATTCGATATGGAACTGCTGTACGTCAGCGCGCTTTTTCACAACGTCGGGCTGAACGAGCGGTATAGCCATTCGCCGAACCGCTTCGAGATCGACAGCGCAAACGCGGCGCGCGAGTTTCTGCGCAGTCACCGCGCCGACGAATCCGAGACGGCGCAAGTGTGGACCGCGATCGCGCTGCATACCACGCCGGGCATTCCCGAACACATGTCGCCGCTGGTCGCGCTCCTCAGCGCCGGCGTCCACATGGACGTTCGCGGCGCGCGCTATCACGAGTTCATGGCGCAGCAGCGCGATGACATCGTGCAGGCGTTTCCGCGCGAACGCGGCTTCAAGACGAAGCTGATCGAGGCGTACGCGTGCGGCATGGAGCATCGGCCCGAAACGACGTTCGGCACGGTCAACGCGGACGTGCTCGACAGATGGGACCCGGACTACCGGCGCCTGAATTTTTGCGGGCTGGTGCTGGGATCGGAGTGGCCCCACTAG
- a CDS encoding LysR family transcriptional regulator, whose product MDKILSMRIFSRVVESGSFSAVADHMNCSTGSVSRAVSSLEDHLHARLLQRTTRKVSLTEPGERYYQKCKKILADLEDAEAEAGDAHTSARGTLRIHCVTDLGLAQLTHSILEYRKRFPTVAVQLKFLPRMANLLEDEVDVSIVAAPTLPDSRNVCKLIGHSERVLVASPAFLQTHRIETASDLDEHALTPMPFRVEPNGHPVKLSLVKPTGQSTGQEGAGQFAINDTEAIRIATLAGAGVAALPVHCVIDDIRNGRLLQLFPESRLQNTSVFAVYSSRHHIDAKIKTFIDFMTSHLREALDARLLNEHQHQTFSRVARVMENA is encoded by the coding sequence ATGGACAAGATCTTGAGCATGCGTATTTTCTCGCGCGTCGTCGAGTCGGGCAGCTTCAGCGCGGTGGCAGACCACATGAACTGCAGCACGGGCAGTGTGTCGCGCGCCGTGTCGTCGCTCGAAGACCATCTGCACGCGCGACTCCTGCAACGTACGACGCGCAAGGTTTCGCTGACGGAACCGGGCGAGCGCTACTACCAGAAGTGCAAGAAGATCCTCGCCGATCTGGAAGACGCCGAAGCCGAAGCGGGCGATGCGCATACCAGCGCGCGCGGCACGCTGCGGATTCACTGCGTGACGGATCTGGGCCTCGCGCAACTGACGCACTCCATTCTCGAGTATCGCAAGCGCTTTCCGACCGTCGCGGTGCAGTTGAAGTTTCTGCCGCGCATGGCGAATCTGCTCGAAGACGAGGTCGATGTGTCGATCGTCGCCGCGCCGACGCTGCCCGACTCGCGCAACGTCTGCAAGCTGATCGGTCACAGCGAGCGCGTGCTGGTCGCCTCCCCTGCCTTTCTTCAGACGCATCGGATCGAAACCGCGAGCGATCTCGACGAGCACGCGCTGACGCCGATGCCGTTCCGTGTCGAGCCGAACGGCCATCCCGTGAAGCTCAGCCTGGTGAAGCCAACCGGACAGTCGACGGGTCAGGAAGGCGCCGGCCAGTTCGCGATCAACGACACCGAGGCGATCCGCATTGCGACGCTGGCGGGCGCGGGCGTCGCGGCATTGCCGGTGCACTGCGTGATAGACGACATTCGTAATGGAAGGCTGCTTCAGTTATTCCCGGAATCGCGCCTTCAAAATACGAGCGTTTTCGCCGTTTATTCAAGCCGGCATCATATCGACGCGAAGATCAAGACCTTCATCGACTTCATGACGTCGCATCTGAGAGAGGCGCTCGACGCCCGCCTTTTAAACGAGCACCAACATCAAACCTTCAGCCGTGTAGCGCGCGTAATGGAGAATGCATGA